From Pseudomonas sp. StFLB209, a single genomic window includes:
- the gcvP gene encoding aminomethyl-transferring glycine dehydrogenase: protein MSDRIELSTNNEFIDRHIGPRAADEAAMLQTLGYDSLEALTASVIPESIKGSSVLNLPAGQSEADALASLKAIAGQNQLFKTYIGQGYYNTHTPAPILRNLLENPAWYTAYTPYQPEISQGRLEALLNFQTLISDLTGLPIANASLLDEATAAAEAMTFCKRLSKNKGSQQFFASIHCHPQTLDVLRTRAEPLGITVVVADEAELGDVSDYFGALLQYPASNGDVFDYSELIARLHSANALVAVAADLLALTLLTPPGEFGADVAIGTAQRFGVPLGFGGPHAAYFSTRDAFKRDMPGRLVGVSVDRHGQQALRLAMQTREQHIRREKATSNICTAQVLLANIASMYAVYHGPRGLTRIANRVHRLTAIFAAGLNPLGLKAEQEFFFDTLTLATGARTAELHGRARSHNVNLREVDSTHLGLSFDETTSPDDIKALWALLATDGQALPDFDSLAASATSRLPHGLLRQSAILDHPVFNRYHSETELMRYLRKLADKDLALDRSMIPLGSCTMKLNAASEMIPVTWAEFGNLHPFAPVEQSAGYQLMTDELQAMLCAATGYDAVSLQPNAGSQGEYAGLLAIRAYHQSRGDQDRDVCLIPSSAHGTNPATAQMAGMRVVVTACDARGNVDIEDLRAKAVEHRDKLAALMITYPSTHGVFEEGIREICAIVHDNGGQVYIDGANMNAMVGLCAPGKFGGDVSHLNLHKTFCIPHGGGGPGVGPIGVKAHLAPFLPGHRHLEQQQGAVCAAPFGSASILPITWMYIRMMGGEGLKRASQMAILNANYIARRLEEHYPVLYTGSNGLVAHECILDLRPLKDSSGITVDDVAKRLIDFGFHAPTMSFPVAGTLMIEPTESEAKEELDRFCTAMIAIREEIRAVENGSLDKDDNPLKNAPHTAAELTGQWDHPYSREQAVYPVASLVDGKYWPPVGRVDNVYGDRNLVCSCPSIESYQQA from the coding sequence ATGAGTGATCGCATCGAGCTCAGCACCAACAACGAATTCATCGACCGGCACATCGGCCCGCGTGCAGCGGACGAGGCGGCCATGCTGCAGACGCTGGGCTACGACTCGCTGGAAGCACTGACTGCCAGCGTGATTCCGGAGAGCATCAAGGGCAGCAGCGTGCTGAACCTGCCGGCCGGGCAAAGCGAAGCTGACGCACTGGCGTCGCTCAAAGCCATTGCCGGGCAGAACCAGCTGTTCAAGACCTACATCGGCCAGGGCTACTACAACACCCATACACCAGCACCAATCCTGCGCAACCTGCTGGAAAACCCGGCCTGGTACACTGCCTATACCCCCTACCAGCCAGAAATTTCCCAAGGCCGCCTGGAAGCGCTGCTGAATTTCCAGACCCTGATCAGCGACCTGACCGGCCTGCCAATCGCCAACGCCTCCTTGCTTGATGAAGCCACTGCCGCTGCCGAAGCCATGACCTTCTGCAAGCGCTTGAGCAAGAACAAGGGCAGCCAGCAATTCTTTGCCTCCATCCATTGCCACCCACAGACCCTCGACGTGCTGCGCACCCGTGCCGAGCCGCTAGGCATCACCGTGGTGGTGGCTGACGAAGCCGAGCTGGGCGATGTCAGCGATTACTTCGGCGCCTTGCTGCAATACCCGGCCAGCAATGGTGATGTGTTCGACTACAGCGAGTTGATCGCACGCTTGCACAGCGCCAATGCGCTGGTGGCCGTGGCTGCCGACCTGCTGGCGCTGACCCTGCTGACCCCGCCCGGCGAGTTCGGCGCCGACGTGGCGATCGGCACCGCCCAACGCTTCGGCGTGCCGCTGGGCTTCGGCGGCCCGCATGCGGCGTACTTCTCGACCCGTGATGCGTTCAAGCGCGACATGCCCGGCCGTCTGGTCGGCGTCTCGGTCGATCGCCACGGCCAGCAAGCCCTGCGCCTGGCCATGCAGACCCGCGAGCAACATATCCGCCGCGAGAAAGCCACCAGCAACATCTGCACCGCGCAGGTGCTGCTGGCCAATATCGCCAGCATGTATGCCGTCTACCATGGCCCGCGCGGCCTGACCCGCATCGCCAACCGCGTGCACCGCCTGACCGCGATTTTCGCCGCCGGCCTGAACCCGCTGGGCCTGAAAGCCGAGCAGGAGTTCTTCTTCGACACCCTGACCCTCGCCACCGGCGCACGCACCGCTGAACTGCATGGCCGCGCCCGCAGCCACAACGTCAACCTGCGCGAGGTCGACAGCACGCACCTGGGCCTGTCGTTCGACGAAACCACCTCCCCGGACGACATCAAAGCCCTGTGGGCGCTGCTGGCCACTGACGGACAGGCGCTGCCGGACTTTGACAGCCTGGCAGCCAGCGCCACCTCGCGTCTGCCCCACGGCCTGCTGCGTCAGTCGGCGATTCTCGATCACCCGGTGTTCAACCGTTACCACTCCGAAACCGAGCTGATGCGCTACCTGCGCAAACTGGCCGACAAGGACCTGGCGCTGGACCGCAGCATGATCCCGCTGGGCTCGTGCACCATGAAGCTCAACGCCGCCAGCGAAATGATCCCGGTGACCTGGGCCGAATTCGGCAACCTGCACCCGTTCGCCCCGGTCGAACAAAGCGCCGGCTACCAACTGATGACCGACGAACTGCAGGCCATGCTCTGCGCGGCCACCGGCTACGATGCTGTGTCGCTGCAGCCCAACGCCGGCTCGCAGGGCGAATACGCCGGCCTGCTGGCGATCCGTGCCTATCACCAGAGCCGTGGTGACCAGGACCGTGACGTATGCCTGATCCCGTCCTCTGCCCACGGCACCAACCCGGCCACCGCCCAGATGGCCGGCATGCGCGTGGTGGTGACCGCCTGCGATGCACGCGGCAACGTCGATATCGAAGACCTGCGCGCCAAGGCTGTCGAACACCGCGACAAACTCGCTGCGCTGATGATCACCTACCCGTCGACCCACGGTGTGTTTGAGGAAGGCATTCGCGAAATCTGCGCCATCGTGCATGACAACGGCGGCCAGGTGTACATCGACGGCGCCAACATGAATGCCATGGTCGGCCTCTGCGCACCGGGCAAGTTCGGCGGTGACGTGTCGCACCTGAACCTGCACAAGACCTTCTGCATTCCCCATGGCGGCGGCGGCCCGGGCGTTGGCCCGATCGGCGTCAAAGCGCATCTGGCGCCGTTCCTGCCGGGGCACCGTCATCTGGAACAGCAACAGGGCGCGGTATGCGCCGCACCGTTCGGCAGCGCCAGCATCCTGCCGATCACCTGGATGTACATCCGCATGATGGGCGGCGAAGGCCTCAAGCGCGCCTCGCAGATGGCCATTCTCAATGCCAACTACATTGCCCGGCGCCTGGAAGAGCACTATCCGGTGCTGTACACCGGCAGCAACGGCCTGGTCGCCCACGAGTGCATTCTTGACCTGCGTCCGCTCAAGGACAGCAGCGGCATCACCGTCGACGATGTGGCCAAGCGCCTGATCGATTTTGGCTTCCACGCACCGACCATGTCGTTCCCGGTGGCCGGCACGCTGATGATCGAACCGACTGAAAGCGAAGCCAAGGAAGAACTCGACCGGTTCTGCACAGCGATGATCGCCATCCGTGAAGAAATCCGTGCGGTGGAAAACGGCAGCCTGGACAAAGACGATAACCCGCTGAAAAACGCGCCGCATACCGCTGCCGAACTGACCGGCCAATGGGATCACCCTTACAGCCGCGAACAGGCGGTCTACCCGGTGGCTTCGCTGGTCGACGGCAAGTACTGGCCACCGGTCGGGCGGGTCGACAACGTCTACGGCGACCGCAACCTGGTCTGCTCCTGCCCGTCCATCGAGAGCTATCAGCAAGCCTGA
- the gcvT gene encoding glycine cleavage system aminomethyltransferase GcvT gives MSDQPLLTTPLHSLHRELGAKMVPFAGYEMPVQYPLGVMKEHLHTRAQAGLFDVSHMGQILLTGKDAARALESLVPVDIIDLPQGMQRYALFTNEHGGILDDLMVARLSPEQLLLVVNAACKQQDLAHLRQHLSGQCQIEELFEQRALLALQGPQAATVLARLAPQVASMTFMQFASVTILGSDCYVSRSGYTGEDGYEISVPASAAEALARRLLAEPEVEAIGLGARDSLRLEAGLCLYGHDMNSDTSPVEASLLWAISKARRAGAERAGGFPGAERIFAQQQEGVSRKRVGLLPQERTPVREGTQIVDDQGREIGQVSSGGFGPSLGGPLAMGYLDSAFSALDTPVWALVRGKQVPMKVAKMPFVAQRYFRG, from the coding sequence ATGTCTGATCAACCGCTGCTGACCACCCCGCTGCACAGCCTGCACCGCGAACTGGGCGCCAAAATGGTACCGTTCGCCGGTTACGAGATGCCGGTGCAATACCCGCTCGGCGTCATGAAAGAACACCTGCACACCCGCGCCCAGGCCGGCTTGTTCGATGTCTCGCACATGGGCCAGATCCTGCTCACCGGCAAAGACGCCGCCCGCGCGCTGGAAAGCCTGGTGCCGGTGGACATCATCGATCTGCCGCAGGGCATGCAGCGCTATGCGCTGTTCACCAATGAACACGGCGGGATTCTCGACGATCTGATGGTTGCCCGGCTCAGCCCAGAGCAATTGCTGCTGGTGGTCAACGCCGCCTGCAAACAGCAGGACCTGGCGCACTTGCGTCAGCACCTGAGCGGCCAGTGCCAGATCGAAGAGCTGTTTGAGCAACGCGCCCTGCTCGCCCTGCAAGGCCCGCAAGCCGCCACAGTACTGGCACGCCTGGCGCCGCAAGTTGCCAGCATGACCTTCATGCAGTTTGCCAGCGTGACCATTCTGGGCAGCGACTGCTATGTCAGCCGTTCGGGCTACACCGGCGAAGACGGTTACGAGATTTCAGTGCCTGCCAGCGCCGCCGAAGCGCTGGCCCGGCGCCTGCTGGCCGAACCGGAAGTCGAGGCCATCGGCCTCGGTGCACGGGATTCACTGCGCCTGGAAGCCGGCCTGTGCCTGTATGGCCATGACATGAATAGTGACACTTCTCCCGTGGAAGCCAGCCTGCTATGGGCAATTTCCAAGGCTCGTCGCGCCGGTGCAGAACGTGCCGGGGGCTTTCCGGGGGCCGAGCGCATCTTCGCCCAACAGCAGGAAGGCGTGAGCCGCAAGCGCGTCGGTTTGTTGCCGCAGGAGCGCACTCCCGTGCGCGAAGGCACGCAAATCGTCGACGATCAGGGACGGGAAATCGGCCAGGTCAGCAGTGGTGGCTTCGGTCCAAGCCTGGGCGGGCCGCTGGCGATGGGCTATCTGGACAGCGCCTTCAGCGCTCTTGATACCCCGGTCTGGGCGCTGGTCCGTGGCAAGCAGGTGCCGATGAAAGTGGCAAAAATGCCTTTTGTTGCGCAACGTTACTTCCGCGGCTAA
- a CDS encoding cold-shock protein: MSQRQSGTVKWFNDEKGFGFITPESGPDLFVHFRAIQGNGFKSLKEGQKVTFIAVQGQKGMQADEVIAEA; this comes from the coding sequence ATGTCCCAACGTCAGAGCGGCACCGTTAAGTGGTTCAACGACGAGAAAGGTTTTGGTTTTATCACTCCTGAGAGCGGTCCGGATCTGTTCGTGCATTTCCGCGCGATTCAGGGCAACGGCTTCAAGAGCCTGAAAGAAGGCCAGAAAGTGACCTTCATCGCCGTGCAAGGCCAGAAAGGCATGCAGGCTGACGAAGTGATCGCAGAAGCCTAA
- a CDS encoding RDD family protein has protein sequence MSTRLLKPEGPFPPAGLLRRLAAISYDLLLCLAVQIVTAFMYKLIWMAFVGEARLRELTESGAMDGDPVLSSLLLLVTFAFFAKFWTHAGQTLGMQAWGVRVQNADGSAISLTQALLRFMVAIASGLCLGAGFVWALYDKQGRTWHDIYSNSQLVRLPKRTAG, from the coding sequence ATGTCTACCCGCCTGCTCAAGCCTGAAGGCCCCTTCCCGCCCGCTGGCCTGTTACGCCGCCTCGCGGCGATCAGTTATGACTTGCTGCTGTGCCTGGCCGTGCAAATCGTCACTGCCTTTATGTACAAGTTGATCTGGATGGCTTTTGTCGGTGAAGCGCGCTTGCGTGAGCTGACCGAGTCCGGGGCAATGGATGGCGACCCTGTGCTGTCTTCGCTGCTGTTGCTGGTGACCTTTGCGTTCTTTGCCAAGTTCTGGACCCATGCGGGCCAGACGCTGGGCATGCAAGCATGGGGAGTGCGTGTGCAGAATGCCGATGGCAGCGCGATCAGTCTGACCCAGGCGCTGCTGCGCTTCATGGTGGCAATTGCCTCAGGGTTGTGTCTTGGGGCGGGGTTTGTGTGGGCGCTGTATGACAAGCAGGGGCGGACCTGGCATGACATCTATTCGAACAGTCAGTTGGTGAGATTGCCCAAGCGTACGGCTGGGTGA
- the lptG gene encoding LPS export ABC transporter permease LptG, translating into MVKLDRYIGKSVFMAILAVLGIILGLASLFAFIDEMGDLGDNYTLLDAGSFVLFTAPRRVYEMLPMAALIGCLIGLGTLASSSELTIMRAAGVSIGRIVWAVMKPMLALMLVGVLVGEYVAPYAESKAQADRSLAQGTGNSQSAKHGLWHRQGDEFIHINSVQPNGLMYGVTRYRFDDQRHMLSASFARQASYHENYWELSDISTTHFREGHTEVIKTPNERWDVSLSPQLLSTVIMPPESLSITGLWSYAHYLAEQGLNNGRYWLAFWTKVLQPAVTVALVLMAISFIFGPLRSVTLGQRVFTGVLVGFVFRIAQDLLGPSSLVFGFSPLFAVLVPAAICALAGVWLLRRAG; encoded by the coding sequence ATGGTTAAGCTCGATCGTTACATCGGCAAGAGCGTCTTCATGGCGATCCTTGCCGTACTGGGCATTATCCTGGGGCTGGCCTCGCTGTTCGCTTTCATCGACGAAATGGGCGATCTGGGTGACAACTACACGTTGCTCGATGCCGGCTCGTTCGTACTGTTCACTGCGCCGCGCCGGGTCTATGAAATGCTGCCAATGGCGGCGCTGATCGGTTGCCTGATCGGCCTGGGTACCCTGGCCAGCAGCAGCGAGCTGACCATCATGCGCGCTGCCGGTGTGTCCATCGGACGTATCGTCTGGGCGGTCATGAAGCCGATGCTGGCGCTGATGCTGGTCGGCGTATTGGTTGGCGAATATGTGGCGCCCTACGCCGAGAGCAAGGCCCAGGCCGACCGCTCGCTGGCACAGGGCACCGGTAACTCGCAGAGCGCCAAGCATGGCCTGTGGCACCGCCAGGGTGATGAGTTCATTCACATCAACAGCGTCCAGCCCAATGGCTTGATGTACGGGGTGACCCGTTATCGCTTCGACGATCAGCGCCATATGCTGAGCGCCAGCTTCGCCCGCCAGGCCAGCTATCACGAGAACTACTGGGAGCTGAGCGACATCAGCACCACGCATTTCCGTGAAGGACACACCGAAGTGATCAAGACCCCGAATGAGCGCTGGGATGTTTCCCTCAGCCCGCAACTGCTCAGCACGGTGATCATGCCGCCGGAGTCGCTGTCGATCACCGGGCTGTGGAGCTACGCGCATTATCTGGCTGAGCAGGGGCTCAACAACGGCCGTTACTGGCTGGCGTTCTGGACCAAGGTGCTGCAACCGGCGGTCACTGTGGCGCTGGTGTTGATGGCGATTTCGTTCATCTTCGGCCCGTTGCGCTCGGTGACCCTTGGGCAGCGGGTATTCACCGGTGTGCTGGTGGGCTTTGTATTCCGCATCGCCCAGGATTTGCTCGGCCCGTCGAGCCTGGTGTTTGGCTTCTCGCCGTTGTTTGCGGTGCTGGTCCCGGCGGCGATTTGTGCCTTGGCCGGGGTGTGGCTGCTGCGTAGGGCGGGTTGA
- the lptF gene encoding LPS export ABC transporter permease LptF gives MIVFRYLSREVLVTLSAVSAVLLVIIMSGRFIKYLAQAASGALDPGVLFMIMGFRLPGFLQLILPLGLFLGILLAYGRLYLESEMTVLAATGMSQQRLLAITLGPATLVALLVAWLSFSLAPQGASQFAVLINKQDALTEFDTLVPGRFQALRDGTRITYTQELSEDRTQLGGVFISERRMSDDKSEERGITVLVAEKGRQEVRPDGSRFLVLENGYRYDGNPGEANYRAIQYDTYGAMLPKPEISAEVTERDAIPSSELFGNDTPRYQAELHWRISLPILVFIVTLMAVPLARVNPRQGRYLKLLPAILLYMAYLTILIAVRGALEKGKLPMALGMWWVHALFLAIGVGLMYWEPLRLKLAGRRTAGEVAHG, from the coding sequence TTGATCGTCTTTCGTTATCTGTCCCGTGAAGTGCTGGTTACGCTGAGCGCCGTCAGCGCCGTGCTGCTGGTGATTATCATGAGCGGGCGCTTCATCAAGTACCTGGCCCAGGCTGCCTCCGGCGCATTGGACCCTGGCGTGCTGTTCATGATCATGGGCTTTCGCCTGCCGGGGTTTCTGCAGTTGATTCTGCCGCTGGGCCTGTTTCTGGGCATCCTGCTGGCCTACGGACGCCTGTATCTGGAAAGCGAAATGACCGTGCTGGCGGCCACCGGCATGAGCCAGCAACGCCTGCTGGCGATTACCCTGGGCCCGGCGACGCTGGTCGCGCTGCTGGTGGCCTGGCTGAGCTTCAGCCTGGCACCGCAGGGTGCCTCGCAATTTGCCGTGCTGATCAACAAGCAGGACGCCCTGACCGAGTTCGACACACTGGTGCCGGGCCGCTTCCAGGCCCTGCGCGACGGCACCCGCATCACCTATACCCAAGAGCTGTCCGAAGACCGCACCCAGTTGGGCGGTGTGTTCATCTCCGAGCGGCGGATGTCCGACGACAAGAGCGAGGAACGGGGCATTACCGTACTGGTTGCCGAGAAGGGCCGTCAGGAAGTGCGCCCGGACGGCAGTCGCTTCCTGGTGCTGGAGAACGGCTACCGCTACGACGGCAACCCTGGCGAGGCCAATTACCGGGCCATTCAGTACGACACCTATGGTGCGATGCTGCCCAAGCCTGAAATCAGTGCCGAAGTCACCGAACGCGATGCGATCCCGAGCAGCGAGCTGTTCGGCAACGACACGCCGCGCTACCAGGCCGAACTGCACTGGCGCATCTCGCTGCCGATCCTGGTGTTCATCGTGACCCTGATGGCGGTGCCGCTGGCGCGGGTCAACCCGCGCCAGGGCCGTTACCTGAAACTCTTGCCGGCGATTCTTCTGTACATGGCTTACCTGACGATACTCATCGCCGTTCGCGGCGCCCTTGAAAAGGGCAAGCTGCCCATGGCGCTGGGCATGTGGTGGGTTCACGCCCTGTTTCTGGCGATCGGCGTGGGGCTGATGTACTGGGAGCCGTTACGCCTGAAACTGGCCGGCCGCCGCACGGCCGGGGAGGTGGCTCATGGTTAA